Within Flavobacterium pisciphilum, the genomic segment AAGTTAACCTCCTGAACTTCATTATCTAATTTTGATTGAATCTGTTCAAACTTATCAAAATATTTATCGGAATACTTTAATGCTTCTTGAGGATTATCTTTTATAGTATAAATCTTAGCCAAATAATAATTTGAATTTATATAATACAAATCATTAACCTTATTCATTTGATAAATTGAGTCTACTTTTTTAAAAAAGTACAATGATTTGTCATAATCTTTACTATTGAAAAACAAACTCCCCAAATTATAACTAGCAATAAAAAGCTCTGGTTGCAAATTATTTTCTTCACTGTATAGCAAAACATCATAATATACCTTCTCCGCGTTTGCAAAATCATTCTTCATATAATAAATATTCCCTAAACTCATTTTAGAGTTTAGTTTCGTATTTAAATAATTTTTAGAGTATGTGATTGATTTAGTGTAGTAATGTTCTGCAGAATCCAAAAGCTTAGGGTTAGAATAATTTTTTCCGTAAGCTTTTTCAAAAGCACGCCCTAAATTAAAATTAATATTGCTCTTATAATTTGTAAACTTTTCTTCAGAAAATGAATGTTTTATCTGATTTATAATTTTATTTGACTCTTTTAAAGATAAGATTGCTGCTTTATAATTCCCTACCTCTATATTAATTAGTGAAATATTCATATAAAACTTCACCATCCGTATCTGGTCATTCTGCTTCTTTGCAATACTTAACCCTTTTTCAAATTTGTCAAAGGCTGCTTTTAGATTATTTTTTCTCCAATCTATAAGTCCACCATAATTTAATAAATCAGCATTTAATATGCTTTTTTCTTTTGACTGTTTTACTTTTCCTAGAAGCTTAAAAGCTTGTTCATAATACTGCTTTGACCTAATACTATCTTCTTTAAGTTGAAACAAATAAGCTTTTGCTCCACTTGCAAAAGTCTTGTGTGAATAATTACTTGATCTTTCTATTTTATCTGCAAAAACAAAAGCGCTATCTACATTAGAATTTGCACATGACCTCACTTTATCTTGTAACAGAGCGTACTCTTTATAGCTTAATTCTGAATTTTTCTGAGAAAAAACAGCACTTGAAATAAAAAAAAACAGAAGACATTTAACAAATTTCATTAACCTTTTAGTTTTGAATTACTCCAAAATTAGTTCATTAATACCAATAAGCAAATAATAATTTATAATGGAAAACATAAAATAATCACAATTTTATTCTGATTATTATTTCCAAATCCGTAAAAAATATAACGATTTACTTTTGTTTTGTTATATCTATATTGTGTAAATTTGTTTTTGAAAAAAAACATAAATTATGAAACCAGACCTATTTCAAGCACCAGATTATTACAACCTAGACGACTTATTAAGCGACGAACATAAACTCGTAAGAGACTCAGCCCGAGCATGGGTAAAAAGAGAAGTATCCCCTATCATTGAAGAGTTTGCACAAAAGGCAGAATTCCCAAAACAAATCATAAAAGGTTTAGGAGAAATAGGTGGTTTTGGCCCATACATCCCTGTTGAATATGGTGGAGCTGGACTTGATCAAATTTCTTATGGCTTAATTATGCAGGAAATCGAACGTGGTGATTCAGGAGTTCGCTCAACTTCATCTGTTCAATCTTCATTAGTTATGTATCCTATCTGGAAATATGGAAACGAAGAACAAAGAATGAAATATTTACCTAAACTTGCTACAGGTGAATTTATTGGTTGTTTTGGATTAACAGAACCTAACTATGGGTCTGATCCTGGAAGTATGATTACCAACTTCAAAGACATGGGAGATCATTACCTATTAAACGGAGCAAAAATGTGGATATCAAACGCTCCTTTTGCTGATATCGCTGTCGTTTGGGCCAAAAACGAAGAAGGAAGAATTCACGGTTTAATTGTAGAGCGTGGCATGGAAGGATTTACAACACCTGAAACTCACAATAAATGGTCACTTCGTGCATCTTCTACTGGAGAATTGATTTTTGACAATGTAAAAATCCCTAAAGAAAATTTATTACCGAACAAATCTGGATTAGGAGCTCCATTAGGATGCTTAGATTCGGCTCGTTATGGAATCGCTTGGGGTGCAATTGGAGCTGCAATGGATTGTTATGATACAGCTCTAAGATATGCTAAAGAAAGAATCCAATTTGACAAACCTATAGCAGGAACTCAACTACAACAAAAAAAATTAGCTGAAATGATTACTGAAATCACAAAAGCACAATTACTAACTTGGCGTTTAGGAGTTTTAAGAAACGAAGGAAAGGCAACAACTGCTCAGATTTCAATGGCAAAAAGAAACAATGTTAATATGGCAATTAACATTGCTCGTGAAGCTAGACAAATATTAGGTGGAATGGGAATTACTGGTGAATATTCTATCATGCGTCATATGATGAACCTAGAAAGTGTTATCACATATGAAGGAACTCATGACATACATTTACTAATTACAGGTATGGATATTACTGGGATTCCAGCTTTTAAATAGAATTCATCTATTAAAAAATACATAAAAACAATTCAAAAGCTTCTTGTTACCAAGAAGCTTTTTTATATTTGTAAAAAAAATACCAGCATGAATATTGAGACTATAAATAA encodes:
- a CDS encoding helix-turn-helix domain-containing protein, translating into MKFVKCLLFFFISSAVFSQKNSELSYKEYALLQDKVRSCANSNVDSAFVFADKIERSSNYSHKTFASGAKAYLFQLKEDSIRSKQYYEQAFKLLGKVKQSKEKSILNADLLNYGGLIDWRKNNLKAAFDKFEKGLSIAKKQNDQIRMVKFYMNISLINIEVGNYKAAILSLKESNKIINQIKHSFSEEKFTNYKSNINFNLGRAFEKAYGKNYSNPKLLDSAEHYYTKSITYSKNYLNTKLNSKMSLGNIYYMKNDFANAEKVYYDVLLYSEENNLQPELFIASYNLGSLFFNSKDYDKSLYFFKKVDSIYQMNKVNDLYYINSNYYLAKIYTIKDNPQEALKYSDKYFDKFEQIQSKLDNEVQEVNFRLGNVNVKKDMEELQTKNQNKIRFWNLMIFLFVGVLLVLIVLYVKSVKKKRETDKKVNALIEEYKLRLELNDAAPVTIDKEEVVIESIPKMVAKMNLDLEKEEEIFEKLKQLEKKHYYLNSDFTQQSVAKKIKTNTSYLSYVVNKRFGKTFSEYSNELKINYVINELITNSIYRKYSTQALAESVGFKNAISFTKSFSKRTGVTPTQFTKKLETTDF
- a CDS encoding acyl-CoA dehydrogenase family protein; protein product: MKPDLFQAPDYYNLDDLLSDEHKLVRDSARAWVKREVSPIIEEFAQKAEFPKQIIKGLGEIGGFGPYIPVEYGGAGLDQISYGLIMQEIERGDSGVRSTSSVQSSLVMYPIWKYGNEEQRMKYLPKLATGEFIGCFGLTEPNYGSDPGSMITNFKDMGDHYLLNGAKMWISNAPFADIAVVWAKNEEGRIHGLIVERGMEGFTTPETHNKWSLRASSTGELIFDNVKIPKENLLPNKSGLGAPLGCLDSARYGIAWGAIGAAMDCYDTALRYAKERIQFDKPIAGTQLQQKKLAEMITEITKAQLLTWRLGVLRNEGKATTAQISMAKRNNVNMAINIAREARQILGGMGITGEYSIMRHMMNLESVITYEGTHDIHLLITGMDITGIPAFK